A DNA window from Danio aesculapii chromosome 14, fDanAes4.1, whole genome shotgun sequence contains the following coding sequences:
- the map1lc3cl gene encoding microtubule-associated proteins 1A/1B light chain 3C, producing the protein MPPYEKSMEVMPFKQRKCLATRKDEVCTIRSKFPNKLPVIVERYLREKKLPLLDKSKFLVPNELTLGQFVSLLRSKIVLEASQALYLLVSGKNMSCLSASMGEVYSQFRDPDGFLYMTYASQDMFG; encoded by the exons ATGCCTCCCTACGAGAAATCCATGGAAGTAATGCCTTTCAAGCAAAGGAAGTGCCTGG CAACAAGAAAGGATGAAGTGTGCACTATTCGCTCTAAGTTCCCCAACAAATTACCG GTAATAGTGGAGCGATACCTTCGAGAGAAGAAGCTTCCCTTGTTGGACAAATCCAAATTTCTAGTCCCAAATGAGCTGACATTAGGACAGTTCGTCAGTCTGCTCAG AAGTAAGATCGTGCTTGAAGCATCTCAAGCTCTGTACCTGCTGGTCTCAGGAAAGAACATGTCGTGTTTGTCTGCCAGTATGGGAGAAGTTTATTCGCAATTCAGAGATCCCGACGGCTTCCTCTACATGACCTACGCGTCCCAGGACATGTTCGGGTGA